From the genome of Sporohalobacter salinus, one region includes:
- a CDS encoding CAP domain-containing protein — protein MKKKFVILSILLIVTLTLGACANTDGNNQTKQKQNQNKMETKVSSKTKASSIFQQSEVKNMKVSADKAKIKSGPGNNFKTIGNLTKNETTKVLGQIEDWYIVRLKNGRVGCVDSNQCEPIVKEDQPRPPQPQDTPNPEETKQPEPKNPQQNQSEEKAKPVDNLSSIEKQMVDLINKARKENNVDPLKTDKELTKLARMKSKDMVKNDYFSHYSPTYGSPFDMLNKFGVEYLQAGENIAANSSVEAAHRELMNSKGHRRNILNPQYTHVGVGIKSSDKYGYIFTQLFISKPTE, from the coding sequence ATGAAGAAGAAATTTGTTATTTTATCCATTTTATTAATAGTTACTTTAACATTAGGAGCCTGTGCAAATACTGATGGAAACAATCAAACTAAGCAGAAGCAGAATCAAAATAAAATGGAAACTAAAGTTTCATCTAAAACTAAAGCCTCATCTATCTTTCAACAATCAGAAGTAAAAAACATGAAAGTCTCTGCTGATAAAGCCAAAATTAAATCAGGACCAGGTAATAACTTTAAAACTATAGGAAACTTAACAAAAAATGAAACAACTAAAGTATTAGGTCAAATTGAAGACTGGTATATTGTTCGCTTAAAAAATGGCCGCGTTGGGTGTGTAGATTCTAATCAATGCGAACCAATCGTTAAAGAAGACCAACCTCGTCCTCCACAACCACAGGACACTCCGAATCCAGAAGAAACTAAACAACCAGAACCAAAAAATCCACAACAAAATCAATCAGAAGAAAAAGCAAAACCAGTTGATAACTTAAGTTCAATAGAAAAACAAATGGTAGACTTAATTAATAAAGCAAGAAAAGAGAATAATGTAGATCCACTAAAAACAGATAAAGAATTAACAAAACTAGCTAGAATGAAATCTAAAGATATGGTCAAAAATGATTACTTCAGTCACTATTCTCCAACCTACGGCAGCCCTTTTGATATGCTCAATAAATTTGGAGTTGAGTACTTACAGGCAGGAGAAAATATAGCAGCTAACTCATCTGTAGAAGCAGCTCACAGGGAATTAATGAACTCTAAAGGACATAGAAGAAATATCCTTAATCCTCAATATACCCATGTAGGTGTAGGAATCAAATCTAGTGACAAATATGGTTATATCTTTACTCAACTCTTTATCAGTAAACCTACTGAATAA
- a CDS encoding pyrimidine dimer DNA glycosylase/endonuclease V — MNIFILDKNIKKCAQYHANKHVIKMILESAQLLCSAHWMTGSEAPYRLTHKNHPCSKWVRESIENYRWLVKLGLALCKEYTYRYGKTHKTEEKLEWLRDNEPDLPNKEMTDFVLAMPDKYKCQDPVQAYRAYYRREKKEMAAWKNRPVPDWFTLN; from the coding sequence ATGAATATCTTTATATTAGATAAAAATATCAAAAAATGTGCTCAATATCATGCTAACAAACATGTAATTAAGATGATCTTAGAATCAGCCCAGTTATTATGTAGTGCCCACTGGATGACTGGTAGTGAAGCTCCTTATCGCTTAACCCATAAAAATCATCCCTGCAGTAAATGGGTTCGCGAATCAATCGAGAATTACCGTTGGTTAGTTAAATTAGGATTAGCTCTATGTAAAGAATATACCTATCGTTATGGCAAGACACATAAAACCGAAGAAAAATTAGAATGGTTGCGCGATAATGAACCGGATTTACCAAATAAAGAAATGACTGATTTTGTACTAGCTATGCCTGATAAATATAAATGTCAAGATCCAGTTCAGGCCTACCGCGCCTATTATCGGAGAGAGAAAAAAGAAATGGCCGCCTGGAAGAACAGACCTGTTCCAGACTGGTTTACACTAAATTAA
- a CDS encoding NUDIX hydrolase, with protein sequence MAYIWNIVSVEAAIFRGDKWLIIKRSDKEEHAPGILTLLSGKVKELNPNSHSTENILERNLRREIYEEVGIEIYDDVKYIGSKSFVINSNDTVVDTIFLCRYKRGVARCKSKEEVSAVYWMTLPEIIENEQIPDYVKKNLCKANKIKNRL encoded by the coding sequence ATGGCATATATTTGGAATATTGTCAGTGTTGAGGCAGCTATTTTTAGAGGAGATAAGTGGCTTATTATCAAGCGAAGTGATAAAGAAGAACATGCTCCTGGTATTCTGACATTACTTAGCGGCAAGGTGAAAGAGTTAAATCCTAACTCCCATTCTACGGAAAATATTCTAGAGAGAAATTTGCGACGAGAGATTTATGAAGAAGTAGGAATTGAAATTTATGATGATGTTAAGTATATTGGAAGTAAATCATTTGTTATTAATTCTAATGATACAGTAGTTGATACTATATTTTTATGTCGTTATAAGAGAGGAGTAGCTAGATGTAAAAGTAAGGAAGAAGTGTCTGCTGTTTATTGGATGACGCTGCCAGAAATAATAGAAAATGAACAAATACCTGATTATGTGAAGAAGAATTTATGTAAAGCTAATAAGATTAAAAATAGGTTATAA
- a CDS encoding TetR/AcrR family transcriptional regulator, translated as MIDVEETNIKTKYILKIFIESTTKIIKKEGIKGVTIRKVADIAGYNSATIYNYFENCNQLISFAAMKFISNYIQALPNYFKQENSALENFLAVWECFCEYCFKDPQIYYAVFTEDIGDQSENLIKNYYSLFPEDLGDPPEEVMPMLMESNFVERCRISIDPCIKKGYFSEEEAEEINEMIRLTYQGMLSLLVNNRVDYSSQEAAERTMKYIRKIVHSYQ; from the coding sequence ATGATTGATGTTGAAGAAACCAATATTAAAACAAAGTACATTTTAAAAATCTTTATCGAATCCACTACAAAAATTATTAAAAAAGAAGGAATTAAAGGAGTCACTATTAGAAAAGTTGCTGATATTGCTGGTTATAATAGTGCCACTATATATAACTATTTTGAAAATTGTAACCAATTAATTTCTTTTGCAGCCATGAAATTTATCAGCAATTATATTCAAGCATTACCAAATTACTTTAAACAAGAAAATAGCGCTTTAGAAAACTTTCTAGCAGTTTGGGAATGTTTTTGTGAATATTGTTTTAAAGATCCGCAAATTTACTATGCAGTTTTTACCGAAGATATTGGAGATCAATCAGAAAATCTAATTAAAAATTACTACTCTCTTTTCCCAGAAGATTTAGGTGATCCACCTGAAGAAGTAATGCCTATGTTAATGGAATCTAATTTTGTGGAAAGATGTAGAATCTCAATTGATCCTTGCATCAAGAAAGGCTACTTTTCTGAAGAAGAAGCTGAAGAAATAAATGAAATGATTAGATTAACTTATCAGGGAATGCTTTCATTATTAGTCAATAATCGAGTAGATTACTCAAGTCAAGAAGCTGCCGAAAGAACCATGAAATATATTCGCAAAATTGTACATAGTTATCAATAA
- the htpG gene encoding molecular chaperone HtpG: protein MTAQEAEEKKFQTETQKMLDLMINSIYTNQEIFLRELIANASDAIDKVKFQSLTDSDILAGNSDFEIWLDIDKANNEFIIEDNGIGMTYNEVIENIGTIAQSGSQEFLQKLQEQQAAAEDDALDLIGQFGVGFYSSFMVANKVTLITRAPKQDKGVKWESTGDGTYRIEEVDKPERGTIIKLQLRNEFTSDGEGMDLTNRQNIQRLVQKHSNYVQYPIKMKFYEEGDEGETTEEIRTLNDMRPLWVRNKGDIEEEEYNEFYKEVFNDWTEPLEVVHSKVEGLVKYSTLLFIPQQAPSNIFSEDFDQGLRLYSKNNFVMDNCSKLLPDYLRFVRGLVDSPDFNLNLSRQVLQDDKQLKIISKNLKKKVLKRLKNMLADDREKYKKFWREFGQLIKGGINMNYGKEQEELVDLLVFPSSHSDSEMTTLAEYVERMEEDQDVIYYVTGEDETTVEKLPQMELLQEKGLEVLYFFDEIDEFAINSLREYDDIEFKSVLRGDLDLDEVDESVEADEDEVEELLEDIKDHLADKVTDVRLSKRLKSSAVCLVSGDAGLSMSMEKVLEKMDQNMGQAQRILEINPQHDLFSKLKKIHVTEGNSDRLAEYSKLLYSLASLVEGFTPEDPVEFSDKITNLMVEAK, encoded by the coding sequence ATGACAGCTCAAGAAGCAGAAGAAAAAAAGTTTCAGACTGAAACTCAGAAAATGTTAGATCTAATGATTAATTCTATTTATACTAATCAAGAAATCTTTTTAAGAGAGTTAATCGCTAATGCTTCCGATGCAATTGATAAAGTTAAGTTTCAATCATTAACTGACTCTGATATTTTAGCAGGAAATTCTGATTTTGAGATTTGGCTTGATATAGATAAAGCCAATAATGAATTTATTATTGAAGATAATGGGATTGGAATGACCTACAATGAAGTTATAGAGAATATTGGAACTATTGCTCAGTCAGGTTCCCAGGAGTTTTTACAGAAATTACAGGAACAACAGGCTGCTGCAGAAGATGATGCTTTAGATTTAATCGGACAATTTGGAGTTGGATTTTATTCTTCCTTTATGGTAGCTAACAAGGTTACTTTAATTACTCGAGCACCTAAACAAGATAAAGGAGTCAAATGGGAATCAACAGGAGACGGGACATATCGAATAGAAGAAGTGGACAAACCAGAGCGTGGTACTATAATTAAACTACAGTTAAGAAATGAGTTTACTAGTGACGGGGAAGGAATGGATTTAACCAATCGCCAGAACATACAGCGGCTGGTTCAGAAGCATTCTAATTATGTACAGTATCCAATTAAGATGAAGTTCTATGAAGAAGGTGATGAAGGGGAAACTACAGAAGAAATTAGGACTTTAAATGATATGAGACCTCTTTGGGTTAGAAATAAGGGAGATATTGAAGAGGAAGAATATAATGAATTTTATAAGGAAGTCTTTAATGATTGGACTGAGCCACTAGAGGTAGTTCATAGTAAAGTTGAAGGATTAGTTAAGTATTCTACCCTGCTTTTTATTCCTCAGCAGGCGCCGTCTAATATTTTTTCTGAGGATTTTGACCAGGGGCTTAGATTATATTCTAAAAATAACTTTGTTATGGATAATTGTTCAAAATTACTTCCTGATTATTTGAGATTTGTTCGCGGGTTAGTAGATTCTCCTGATTTTAATTTAAACCTGTCTCGACAGGTTTTACAGGATGATAAGCAGTTAAAGATAATTAGTAAAAATTTAAAAAAGAAAGTTTTAAAGCGGTTAAAGAATATGCTTGCTGATGATCGTGAGAAATATAAGAAGTTTTGGAGAGAGTTTGGGCAATTAATTAAAGGCGGCATTAATATGAATTATGGTAAAGAGCAGGAGGAATTAGTTGATTTATTAGTATTTCCTTCTTCTCATTCTGATAGTGAGATGACTACTTTAGCTGAGTATGTTGAGCGGATGGAGGAAGATCAGGATGTAATTTATTATGTAACAGGTGAAGATGAAACAACAGTAGAAAAACTTCCTCAGATGGAACTGCTGCAGGAAAAAGGTTTGGAAGTGCTATATTTCTTTGATGAGATTGATGAGTTTGCAATTAATAGTTTGAGAGAGTATGATGATATAGAATTTAAGTCAGTTCTGCGTGGTGACTTAGATTTAGATGAAGTTGATGAAAGTGTTGAAGCTGATGAAGATGAAGTCGAGGAACTATTAGAAGATATTAAAGATCACTTAGCTGATAAAGTTACCGATGTTCGATTAAGTAAGCGATTGAAATCAAGTGCAGTTTGCTTAGTTAGCGGAGATGCTGGACTAAGTATGTCTATGGAGAAAGTACTAGAAAAGATGGATCAAAATATGGGTCAAGCCCAGCGAATTTTAGAAATTAATCCTCAACATGATCTATTTTCTAAGTTGAAAAAGATTCATGTTACAGAAGGTAATTCCGATCGATTAGCTGAATATAGCAAGTTATTATATTCTCTAGCTTCTTTAGTAGAAGGATTTACGCCAGAAGATCCAGTTGAGTTTAGTGATAAAATTACAAACTTAATGGTTGAAGCTAAATAA
- a CDS encoding sulfite exporter TauE/SafE family protein produces the protein MSVLKILMILFAGTVAGFINTLAGGGSLIAMSTLIFMGLPSAIANGTNRIAVLIQNIVAVTNFRRKGFFNFKFSFKLSIPAMIGAIIGSNLAVDLPEDIFNKILAGVMILVLILIIFDPKKKIETTIEKLSSSRQLAAMVAFFFVGIYGGFIQGGVGFLFIVTLSLITGLSLVKINSIKVFVIAAYTIPSLIVFIINGKVAWLLGLILAIGNSIGAYLGSNFAVSKGDKWIRGILVVIILIMAVKLFIGS, from the coding sequence ATGTCAGTTTTAAAAATACTAATGATCTTATTTGCTGGTACAGTGGCTGGATTCATAAATACTTTAGCTGGTGGAGGTTCATTAATTGCGATGTCTACTTTAATTTTTATGGGGTTGCCTTCAGCTATTGCTAATGGAACGAATCGAATTGCTGTTTTAATTCAGAATATTGTAGCTGTAACTAATTTTCGGCGAAAAGGTTTTTTTAATTTTAAATTTAGTTTCAAATTAAGTATTCCTGCAATGATAGGAGCAATTATTGGTTCTAATTTAGCAGTTGATTTACCGGAAGATATTTTTAATAAAATTTTGGCTGGAGTAATGATTTTAGTTTTAATTTTAATTATTTTTGATCCAAAAAAGAAGATTGAGACTACTATAGAAAAGTTAAGTTCGAGTCGACAGTTGGCAGCAATGGTTGCTTTTTTCTTTGTAGGTATTTATGGTGGTTTTATTCAGGGAGGAGTGGGTTTTTTATTTATTGTTACTCTTTCTTTGATTACAGGGCTTTCTTTAGTTAAAATTAATAGTATTAAAGTATTTGTAATTGCTGCTTATACTATACCTTCATTAATAGTATTTATAATTAATGGTAAGGTAGCTTGGCTATTAGGTTTGATTTTAGCGATAGGGAATAGTATTGGAGCTTATTTAGGTAGTAATTTTGCAGTGTCTAAAGGAGATAAGTGGATTAGAGGCATATTAGTGGTTATTATTTTGATTATGGCAGTTAAATTATTTATTGGTAGCTAA
- a CDS encoding DUF3231 family protein: MSFLENLLGTNKKLEQPHTKISGQEAHHLWNLSQMHHIFLDNIKLNLNFVHDEDFKHILKEHRDYFQNKVNKIENIMQKYSIKSTKPSSKDIQLPERVEIIQDPDIAQLLYIFLRANISVQIKTIKDTIFSDDLRNKFIEFTKNAVDNLDEYIEYLKGKNWIDYPPLYKSSKTNEEVAANEIYHLWEHLNYRYIHIEQTKIYIGFISDDDFKALLNKGLNTLEKQINELEDMLLKHGVTLPTKYPESIPYPKNNEVLGDEYIFNMILNGMQNAAFLHGSSIQEMIVNKQIRNYFKQLLYTEMDLINQLIKYGKVKGWLSSVPKLKRVQE, translated from the coding sequence ATGTCATTTCTAGAAAACTTATTAGGAACAAATAAAAAACTTGAACAACCTCACACTAAAATCAGTGGGCAAGAAGCTCACCATTTATGGAATTTATCTCAGATGCATCATATATTTCTAGATAATATAAAATTAAACTTAAATTTTGTCCACGATGAAGATTTTAAACATATTTTAAAAGAACATCGAGATTATTTTCAAAATAAAGTCAACAAAATTGAAAATATTATGCAAAAATATTCAATTAAAAGCACTAAACCAAGTTCCAAAGATATTCAACTTCCAGAGAGAGTAGAAATTATACAAGATCCTGATATAGCTCAACTATTATATATATTCCTACGAGCTAATATATCCGTCCAAATAAAAACAATTAAAGATACCATATTTAGTGATGATCTCCGAAACAAATTTATCGAATTTACAAAAAATGCTGTAGATAATCTTGATGAATATATTGAATATTTAAAGGGGAAGAATTGGATTGATTATCCTCCTCTATATAAAAGCAGTAAAACTAATGAAGAAGTAGCTGCAAATGAAATCTATCACCTGTGGGAACATTTAAATTATCGCTATATTCACATTGAACAAACAAAAATTTATATTGGTTTTATTAGTGATGATGACTTCAAAGCTTTACTCAATAAAGGATTAAATACCTTGGAAAAGCAAATAAATGAATTAGAAGACATGCTCTTAAAACATGGAGTTACTTTACCTACTAAATATCCAGAAAGCATTCCTTATCCTAAGAATAATGAAGTACTTGGAGATGAATATATCTTTAATATGATATTAAATGGTATGCAGAATGCTGCTTTTTTACATGGCTCAAGTATTCAAGAAATGATAGTTAACAAACAAATAAGAAATTATTTTAAACAGCTATTATATACAGAAATGGACTTAATTAATCAGTTAATTAAGTATGGTAAAGTAAAGGGATGGCTCTCTAGTGTTCCTAAATTAAAACGAGTTCAAGAATAA
- a CDS encoding LysM peptidoglycan-binding domain-containing protein, whose amino-acid sequence MVDGSRECPPNTEEYVIKAGDTLYELIQRFETTIPALIGANPGIDPENLQVGQEICIPLQERFPSCPEGNFYSIQPGDTLYKIAQRFNISVDNLNEANPRLDPQNLNVGEIICIPVAKPPVECPEGTFKYQIQAGDTFYEIARRFGTTIEELKRLNPDVNPDALLIGQSICIPET is encoded by the coding sequence ATGGTTGATGGTTCCAGAGAATGTCCGCCAAATACTGAGGAATATGTTATTAAGGCTGGAGATACTCTGTATGAATTAATTCAGCGTTTTGAAACTACAATTCCAGCGCTTATTGGAGCCAATCCTGGAATTGATCCGGAGAATTTACAAGTTGGACAGGAAATCTGTATTCCGTTGCAGGAACGATTTCCTTCTTGTCCAGAGGGGAATTTTTATTCTATTCAGCCGGGGGATACTCTTTATAAGATTGCTCAGCGATTTAATATTTCAGTAGATAATTTAAATGAGGCAAATCCACGATTAGATCCACAGAATCTTAATGTAGGTGAGATTATTTGCATTCCGGTAGCTAAACCGCCAGTAGAATGCCCGGAAGGTACATTTAAATATCAGATTCAAGCGGGGGATACATTTTATGAAATAGCTAGAAGATTTGGAACTACAATTGAGGAACTAAAAAGATTAAATCCAGATGTAAATCCTGATGCTTTACTGATTGGTCAAAGCATTTGTATACCTGAAACTTAA